Proteins from one Paraburkholderia sp. BL10I2N1 genomic window:
- a CDS encoding NfeD family protein, with amino-acid sequence MATGGLFWWLGAGVLVVLELFSGTFYMLMVALGFVAAGIAHWAGIGLDPQLAIAAGVAAAAVFLLRRSRFGRRVRKDASRNPDVILDIGATLTVSDWHDRRARASYRGADWDVELAPGEPEDARLYEITALRGSCLIVAAKKQPVRA; translated from the coding sequence GTGGCAACAGGTGGACTGTTCTGGTGGCTGGGTGCCGGTGTACTCGTCGTACTGGAGTTGTTCAGCGGTACCTTCTATATGCTGATGGTCGCGCTGGGTTTCGTCGCGGCCGGGATCGCGCACTGGGCGGGCATCGGTCTGGACCCGCAACTGGCGATCGCTGCGGGTGTCGCGGCGGCGGCGGTGTTCCTGCTGCGACGTTCGCGCTTTGGCCGCAGGGTGCGCAAGGACGCGTCGCGCAATCCCGACGTGATCCTGGACATTGGTGCGACGCTGACCGTGTCGGACTGGCACGATCGACGGGCTCGCGCCAGTTATCGTGGCGCGGATTGGGACGTCGAACTCGCGCCGGGCGAACCCGAAGACGCGCGGCTCTACGAGATTACCGCGCTGCGCGGAAGCTGTCTGATCGTGGCGGCAAAAAAGCAGCCTGTACGGGCCTGA
- a CDS encoding stomatin-like protein — protein MDMTIVGAVVLLIVIVIAAQTIKIVPQQHAWVLERLGRYHATLTPGMTIVVPFVDRIAYKHILKEIPLEVPSQVCITRDNTQLQVDGVLYFQVTDPMKASYGSSNFVFAITQLSQTTLRSVIGKLELDKTFEERDFINHSIVSSLDEAAANWGVKVLRYEIKDLTPPKEILHAMQAQITAEREKRALIAASEGRKQEQINIASGGREAAIQKSEGERQAAINQAQGQAAAILAVAEANAQAIQKIAAAIQSNGGMEAVNLKVAEQYVNAFGNLAKQGNTLIVPGNLADMSTMIASALTIVNRGKTAEAR, from the coding sequence ATGGATATGACTATCGTCGGGGCGGTGGTACTGCTGATCGTGATCGTGATCGCGGCGCAAACCATCAAGATCGTGCCGCAGCAGCATGCGTGGGTGCTCGAGCGGCTAGGCCGTTATCATGCGACCCTCACGCCGGGCATGACCATCGTCGTGCCGTTTGTCGATCGAATCGCCTACAAGCACATCCTCAAGGAGATTCCGCTCGAAGTGCCGAGCCAGGTGTGTATCACGCGCGACAACACGCAGTTGCAGGTCGATGGCGTGCTGTATTTTCAGGTGACCGATCCGATGAAGGCGTCGTATGGATCGAGCAACTTCGTATTCGCGATCACTCAACTGTCGCAGACCACGTTGCGCTCGGTGATCGGCAAGCTCGAACTCGACAAGACGTTCGAAGAGCGTGATTTCATCAACCACAGCATCGTCTCGTCGCTCGATGAAGCGGCGGCGAACTGGGGTGTGAAAGTGCTGCGTTATGAGATCAAGGACCTGACGCCGCCCAAGGAGATCCTTCACGCGATGCAGGCGCAGATCACGGCCGAGCGGGAGAAGCGCGCATTGATCGCAGCGTCGGAAGGGCGCAAGCAGGAACAGATCAATATCGCGTCGGGCGGGCGCGAGGCGGCAATCCAGAAGTCGGAAGGCGAGCGGCAGGCCGCGATTAATCAGGCGCAGGGGCAGGCGGCGGCGATCCTCGCGGTAGCCGAGGCGAACGCACAGGCGATCCAGAAGATCGCGGCGGCGATACAGTCGAACGGTGGTATGGAAGCGGTGAACCTCAAGGTTGCCGAGCAATACGTGAACGCATTCGGCAATCTGGCGAAGCAGGGCAATACGCTGATCGTGCCGGGCAACCTGGCGGACATGAGCACGATGATCGCGTCGGCACTGACGATCGTGAATCGTGGGAAAACAGCCGAGGCGCGCTAA
- the smpB gene encoding SsrA-binding protein SmpB translates to MSIIDNRKAFFDYFIEERYEAGLVLEGWEVKALRAGRGQIKEGYVVIRNGELFLIGAHISPLPEASTHIHPDPVRTRKLLLHSEEISKLIGKVEQRGYTLVPLNFHYKGGRVKCEIGLAKGKKMHDKRDVEKKRDWERERARLMRTPT, encoded by the coding sequence ATGAGCATCATCGACAACAGAAAAGCCTTCTTCGACTATTTCATCGAAGAACGCTACGAAGCGGGGCTCGTGCTCGAAGGATGGGAGGTCAAGGCGCTGCGCGCCGGGCGCGGCCAGATCAAGGAAGGCTACGTCGTGATCCGTAACGGCGAGCTGTTTCTGATCGGTGCGCACATCAGCCCATTGCCGGAAGCCTCGACGCACATCCATCCCGACCCCGTCCGCACGCGCAAGCTGCTGCTGCACAGCGAAGAGATCAGCAAGCTGATCGGCAAGGTCGAGCAGCGCGGCTATACGCTGGTGCCGCTGAATTTCCACTACAAGGGCGGCCGGGTGAAATGCGAAATCGGCCTCGCGAAGGGCAAGAAAATGCACGACAAGCGCGACGTCGAGAAAAAGCGTGACTGGGAACGCGAAAGAGCGCGCCTGATGCGCACGCCAACGTAA
- a CDS encoding type II toxin-antitoxin system RatA family toxin, which translates to MADVQKTVLIRHSAEQMFDLVTDVADYPNFLPWCGGVEIRRQDENGMEAKIDINFKGIKQHFATHNTQQRPTRIDMEFADGPFRKFTGFWRFTPLRADSCKIEFALHYEFSSIILEKLIGPVFSHIANTFVESFVKRANQRYGKA; encoded by the coding sequence ATGGCAGATGTCCAGAAAACCGTGTTGATACGCCATTCGGCGGAACAGATGTTCGACCTTGTCACCGACGTGGCCGACTACCCCAATTTCCTTCCCTGGTGCGGTGGAGTCGAAATCCGACGGCAGGACGAAAACGGGATGGAAGCCAAAATCGACATTAATTTCAAGGGCATCAAGCAGCATTTCGCCACGCACAATACCCAGCAGCGGCCGACACGTATTGATATGGAATTCGCGGACGGCCCATTTCGCAAGTTCACCGGCTTCTGGCGCTTCACACCGCTGCGCGCGGACTCCTGCAAGATCGAGTTCGCGCTGCACTACGAATTCTCCAGCATCATTCTCGAGAAGCTCATCGGGCCGGTGTTCAGCCACATCGCGAACACGTTCGTCGAATCGTTCGTGAAGCGCGCCAACCAGCGCTACGGCAAGGCATGA
- a CDS encoding RnfH family protein produces the protein MSAMLSIEVCYALSEGQTLIPLELPEGSTLQQAIVASGILARHPEIDLAKQKVGILGKLKPMDTVLAQYDRVEIYRPLIVDPKSARQRRVEKTRKEGSIEGRKWLPKDSR, from the coding sequence ATGAGCGCGATGCTGTCGATCGAAGTCTGCTATGCGCTGTCCGAAGGGCAGACACTCATTCCGCTCGAATTGCCCGAGGGCTCTACGTTGCAGCAGGCAATCGTCGCCAGCGGCATTCTTGCGCGCCATCCGGAGATCGATCTCGCGAAGCAGAAGGTCGGCATCCTGGGCAAGCTCAAGCCGATGGACACGGTGCTCGCGCAGTACGATCGGGTGGAAATCTACCGGCCCCTGATTGTCGATCCCAAGTCGGCGCGCCAGCGCCGCGTCGAGAAAACCCGTAAGGAGGGCTCGATCGAAGGACGCAAGTGGCTGCCGAAGGATTCACGCTAG
- a CDS encoding DMT family transporter, whose amino-acid sequence MQRGVAYGVMAGALWGMVFLVPRLLPDFSPLLLGAGRYTMYGVVSLVAALPAARSLLARLSREDLRALVTLALAGNILYYILLTSAVHMIGIAPSSLIVGVLPVTVTLLGRRDHGAVPLARLALPLAMVVTGIACINIDVFTVDGGRPVSVLTKLIGLACATGALACWTWFAVENARYLQRNTRFSGNEWSLLWGVVTGGLGAALWVVIALLPSGTLQVPLADQRWHLFWMLNLVLAVGASWLGNGLWNAASKRLPLTLSGQLIVFETLFALLYGFIYDHRMPRPLEMAAIALLVAGVSWSVRQHADDGSDSTTIEEKAQVSAH is encoded by the coding sequence ATGCAGCGCGGTGTGGCATATGGCGTGATGGCCGGGGCTTTATGGGGTATGGTTTTTCTGGTGCCGCGGCTACTGCCCGATTTTTCACCGCTGCTGCTCGGTGCGGGCCGCTACACGATGTATGGCGTCGTTTCGCTGGTCGCCGCGCTGCCGGCCGCGCGCTCGCTGCTCGCCCGCCTGAGCCGCGAAGACCTCCGCGCACTCGTCACGCTGGCGCTTGCCGGCAACATCCTTTACTACATCCTGTTGACGAGCGCGGTGCATATGATCGGCATCGCGCCGTCGTCGCTGATCGTGGGCGTGCTGCCGGTCACCGTGACGCTGCTCGGCCGGCGCGACCACGGCGCCGTGCCGCTCGCGCGCCTCGCGCTACCGCTTGCCATGGTCGTCACCGGCATCGCCTGCATCAATATCGATGTCTTCACGGTCGACGGCGGCCGCCCCGTCAGCGTCCTGACGAAACTCATTGGCCTCGCCTGCGCAACCGGCGCGCTGGCCTGCTGGACGTGGTTCGCGGTCGAAAATGCCCGTTATCTGCAGCGCAACACCCGTTTTAGCGGCAACGAATGGTCGCTGTTGTGGGGTGTCGTGACGGGCGGGCTTGGTGCGGCGCTCTGGGTCGTGATCGCCCTGTTGCCTTCCGGCACGCTCCAGGTGCCGCTCGCGGACCAACGCTGGCATCTGTTCTGGATGCTGAATCTGGTACTGGCGGTCGGCGCGTCGTGGCTCGGCAATGGGCTGTGGAACGCCGCGTCCAAGCGCCTTCCGCTGACGCTGTCAGGTCAGTTAATTGTGTTTGAGACGCTTTTTGCACTGCTCTACGGCTTCATCTACGACCACCGGATGCCGAGGCCGCTCGAAATGGCCGCCATCGCTCTGCTGGTGGCCGGCGTGAGCTGGTCGGTGCGGCAGCACGCGGATGATGGGTCGGACAGCACAACCATCGAGGAAAAAGCGCAGGTGTCGGCGCACTGA
- the guaB gene encoding IMP dehydrogenase: MRLIQKALTFDDVLLVPAFSDILPRDASLKTRLTRNISLNMPLVSAAMDTVTEARLAIAMAQMGGVGIIHKNFTPAEQASEVAKVKRFESGVVRDPITVPPQMKVRDVIALSRQHGISGFPVVEGAQLVGIVTNRDLRFEERLDDPVRTIMTPRERLVTVKEGTPLAEAKALMHSHRLERVLVINDSFELRGLMTVKDITKQTEHPDACKDEHGKLRAGAAVGVGADNEERVELLVQAGVDVIVVDTAHGHSKGVLERVRWVKKNFPHVEVIGGNIATADAAKALVEYGADGVKVGIGPGSICTTRIVAGVGVPQISAIANVSDALKGSGVPVVADGGVRFSGDVSKALAAGANAVMMGSMFAGTEEAPGDVFLYQGRQYKSYRGMGSVGAMKDGAADRYFQDNSANIDKLVPEGIEGRVAYKGSVNAILFQLIGGVRASMGYCGCRTIDEMHDKASFVEITSAGMRESHVHDVQITKEAPNYHVD; the protein is encoded by the coding sequence ATGCGTCTGATCCAAAAAGCACTCACGTTCGATGACGTGCTCCTTGTCCCGGCCTTCTCCGACATTCTGCCGCGCGACGCCAGCCTCAAGACCCGGCTGACCCGTAATATTTCCCTGAACATGCCGCTTGTGTCCGCCGCCATGGACACGGTCACCGAAGCTCGCCTCGCTATCGCGATGGCGCAGATGGGCGGTGTCGGCATCATTCACAAGAATTTCACGCCGGCCGAACAGGCCAGCGAAGTCGCCAAGGTCAAGCGTTTCGAGTCGGGCGTCGTGCGCGATCCGATCACGGTTCCGCCGCAGATGAAGGTGCGCGACGTGATCGCGCTGTCGCGGCAGCATGGCATTTCGGGCTTTCCGGTCGTCGAGGGCGCGCAGCTCGTCGGTATCGTCACGAATCGCGACCTGCGTTTCGAGGAGCGTCTGGACGATCCGGTCCGCACGATCATGACGCCGCGCGAGCGCCTCGTAACGGTCAAGGAAGGCACGCCGCTCGCTGAAGCCAAGGCGCTGATGCACAGCCACCGTCTGGAACGTGTGCTGGTCATCAACGATTCGTTTGAACTGCGGGGCCTGATGACCGTCAAGGACATCACCAAGCAGACCGAACACCCGGACGCCTGCAAGGACGAACACGGCAAGCTGCGCGCAGGCGCAGCGGTGGGCGTCGGCGCGGACAACGAAGAGCGCGTGGAACTGCTGGTGCAGGCCGGCGTCGACGTGATCGTCGTCGATACGGCGCATGGTCACAGCAAGGGTGTGCTGGAGCGCGTCCGCTGGGTCAAGAAGAACTTCCCGCATGTCGAAGTGATCGGCGGCAACATCGCCACGGCGGATGCCGCGAAGGCGCTCGTCGAATACGGCGCGGATGGCGTCAAGGTCGGTATCGGCCCGGGCTCGATCTGCACGACGCGCATCGTTGCGGGTGTCGGCGTGCCGCAGATTAGCGCGATCGCGAACGTGTCGGATGCTCTCAAGGGCTCTGGCGTGCCGGTCGTTGCCGATGGCGGCGTGCGTTTCTCGGGCGACGTCAGCAAGGCTCTGGCCGCCGGCGCGAACGCCGTGATGATGGGTAGCATGTTTGCCGGCACCGAAGAAGCGCCGGGCGACGTGTTCCTGTATCAGGGCCGCCAGTACAAGTCATACCGCGGCATGGGCTCGGTGGGCGCGATGAAGGACGGCGCCGCCGATCGCTACTTCCAGGACAACTCCGCGAACATCGACAAACTCGTGCCGGAAGGCATCGAAGGCCGCGTCGCGTACAAGGGCTCGGTCAACGCGATCCTGTTCCAGCTGATCGGCGGCGTCCGTGCCAGCATGGGCTATTGCGGCTGCCGTACGATCGACGAAATGCACGACAAGGCGTCGTTCGTGGAAATCACGTCGGCGGGCATGCGCGAGTCGCACGTGCATGATGTGCAGATCACGAAGGAAGCCCCCAACTACCACGTGGACTAA
- the guaA gene encoding glutamine-hydrolyzing GMP synthase, which yields MHDKILILDFGSQVTQLIARRIREAHVLSEIHPYDVSDEFIREFAPKGVILSGGPNSVVDADTPRAPQAVFELGVPVLGICYGMQTMAEQLGGKVDSGHVREFGYAEVRARNHTSFLEGIEDFRTDEGHGMLKVWMSHGDTVLEMPPGFRLMASTESCPVAAMADEARHFYGLQWHPEVTHTVQGRAMLERFVLGICGAKPDWEMGHYADEAVETIRAQVGNEHVILGLSGGVDSSVAAALLHRAIGDQLTCVFVDHGLLRLNEAEQVMATFADHLGVKVIHVDASEAFLSKLAGVTDPEAKRKIIGAEFVEVFQAEAAKLTDAKWLAQGTIYPDVIESAGKGKKAAHTIKSHHNVGGLPETLNLKLLEPLRELFKDEVRELGVKLGLPPAMVYRHPFPGPGLGVRILGEVRRDFADLLRRADAIFIETLRTFIDKETGKSWYDLTSQAFAVFLPVKSVGVMGDGRTYEYVVALRAVQTLDFMTAHWAHLPHELLGHVSNRIINEVRGINRVVYDISGKPPATIEWE from the coding sequence ATGCATGACAAGATCCTGATTCTCGACTTCGGTTCGCAAGTCACCCAACTGATCGCACGACGCATCCGCGAGGCGCACGTGCTGTCGGAAATTCATCCCTACGACGTTAGCGACGAATTCATCCGCGAATTCGCGCCGAAGGGCGTGATCCTGTCGGGCGGCCCGAATTCGGTTGTCGACGCGGACACGCCGCGTGCGCCGCAAGCCGTGTTCGAACTCGGTGTGCCGGTGCTGGGTATCTGCTACGGCATGCAGACGATGGCCGAGCAACTCGGCGGCAAGGTGGACAGCGGCCACGTGCGTGAATTCGGTTATGCCGAAGTGCGCGCGCGCAACCATACGAGCTTCCTCGAAGGTATCGAGGACTTCCGCACCGACGAAGGTCACGGCATGCTGAAGGTCTGGATGAGCCACGGCGACACGGTGCTCGAAATGCCGCCGGGGTTCAGGTTGATGGCGTCGACGGAATCGTGCCCGGTGGCCGCGATGGCCGACGAGGCACGTCATTTCTACGGTTTGCAGTGGCACCCGGAAGTCACCCACACGGTGCAGGGCCGCGCGATGCTCGAGCGTTTCGTGCTCGGCATCTGCGGCGCGAAGCCGGACTGGGAGATGGGTCACTACGCCGACGAAGCCGTCGAAACGATCCGCGCACAGGTGGGCAACGAACATGTGATCCTGGGGCTGTCGGGCGGCGTGGATTCGTCGGTGGCGGCGGCGCTGCTGCATCGCGCGATCGGCGACCAGCTGACCTGCGTGTTCGTCGATCACGGCCTGCTGCGACTCAATGAAGCAGAGCAGGTGATGGCGACGTTCGCCGATCACCTCGGCGTGAAGGTGATTCACGTCGACGCGAGCGAAGCGTTCCTGTCGAAGCTGGCCGGGGTGACGGATCCGGAAGCGAAGCGCAAGATCATCGGTGCCGAATTCGTCGAGGTGTTCCAGGCCGAAGCGGCGAAGCTCACCGACGCGAAGTGGCTGGCGCAGGGCACGATCTATCCGGATGTGATCGAGTCGGCCGGCAAGGGCAAGAAGGCCGCGCACACGATCAAGAGCCATCACAACGTCGGCGGCCTGCCTGAGACGCTGAATCTGAAGCTGCTCGAACCGCTGCGCGAACTGTTCAAGGACGAAGTGCGAGAACTGGGTGTGAAGCTCGGCCTGCCGCCGGCGATGGTGTATCGCCATCCGTTCCCGGGCCCGGGCCTCGGCGTGCGGATTCTCGGCGAAGTGCGGCGCGATTTCGCGGACCTGCTGCGTCGTGCGGACGCCATTTTCATCGAAACGCTACGCACCTTCATCGACAAGGAAACCGGCAAGTCCTGGTACGACCTCACGAGCCAGGCGTTCGCGGTGTTTCTGCCGGTGAAGAGCGTTGGCGTGATGGGTGATGGGCGCACGTATGAATATGTCGTCGCGCTGCGCGCGGTGCAGACGCTCGACTTCATGACGGCGCATTGGGCGCATCTGCCGCATGAACTGCTCGGCCACGTGTCGAACCGGATCATCAACGAGGTTCGCGGGATCAACCGGGTCGTCTATGACATTTCCGGGAAACCGCCGGCAACGATCGAGTGGGAGTGA
- a CDS encoding DEAD/DEAH box helicase yields the protein MELIVRVKVDALRLTDKVLEELHAKRIPRLLNRLATCLSTYDYPEVMKSKRNVAKAVKAPKLSRTHAPDHMTPADWQRALRRQFGREQVFSLENLGTEMFFSEFRVGNPESKSNYRVAIRGTRPGENFCACPDYATNELGTCKHIEFALSRLERKRGAKAAFARGYQPAFSELYLRNDGGRTIHFRAGTDCPPRMAKAAAMLFDVSDGWRLPEARFDDLGRFLAGAAKTGHELRAYDDALDFVAGRSDASRRARTLADVFPRGAADPLLKRLLKVPLYPYQAEGALFAVRAGRALICDEMGLGKTIQAIAAAEILARHFGVSRVLVVCPTSLKYQWQSEILRFSGRTSRVIGGSVVHRQSEYAEEDFCKITNYEKLKSDLDIIAAWAPELVIVDEAQRIKNWNTIASKALKCIDSPYAVVLTGTPLENKVEELVSIVQFVDQHRLGPTWKLLHEHQVKDEAGRVTGYTRLEKINQTLAPIMIRRRKSEVLRQLPNRTDQNLLVPMTEMQMAYHAENADVVAKIVQRWRKTKFLSDQDQRRLTCALQNMRMSCNSTYLLDQETDHGVKAEELATLFECLFAQPEAKAVVFSQWTRTHEIVIRRLKKLGIGYISFHGGVPSEKRTALVERFRDDPDCRVFLSTDAGSTGLNLQHASTLVNMDLPWNPAVLEQRIARIHRMGQRKPVQIVNYVAKGTIEEGMLAVLAFKRSLSAGILDGGTGEISLGGSRLNRFMKDVENVTGRMGEGEAMAVVEEVVNVAVASDELNGATTGEANSGDAGTRPKAIAVETAPQDASPEPWSGLLQFGVELVSALGSSNDGAAASHPWVECDPATGARSLKLPLPPPDTVRRLADALSAISDVLLRKGIEDGSR from the coding sequence ATGGAACTGATTGTCCGCGTCAAAGTCGATGCGTTGAGATTGACGGACAAGGTCCTCGAAGAACTGCACGCCAAGAGAATACCAAGGCTGCTGAATCGACTAGCCACGTGTCTATCAACCTATGATTACCCGGAAGTTATGAAAAGCAAGCGCAATGTTGCCAAGGCGGTTAAAGCCCCGAAGCTTTCTCGTACTCACGCCCCGGATCACATGACCCCGGCCGATTGGCAGCGCGCCTTGCGCCGGCAATTTGGCCGCGAGCAGGTGTTCAGCCTGGAGAATCTCGGAACGGAAATGTTTTTCTCGGAATTTCGGGTGGGTAATCCGGAGTCGAAATCCAATTATCGCGTGGCAATCCGCGGGACACGGCCGGGCGAGAACTTCTGTGCCTGTCCCGACTATGCAACCAACGAATTGGGTACCTGCAAGCATATCGAATTCGCACTGTCCAGACTGGAAAGAAAACGCGGGGCCAAGGCGGCCTTTGCCCGCGGCTACCAGCCTGCATTCTCTGAACTGTATCTGCGGAACGACGGCGGGCGAACGATCCATTTTCGCGCCGGTACAGATTGTCCACCGAGGATGGCGAAGGCCGCCGCGATGTTGTTCGACGTGTCTGATGGGTGGCGGTTACCGGAGGCTCGCTTTGACGATCTGGGACGTTTTCTCGCCGGCGCGGCGAAGACCGGTCACGAATTGCGCGCCTACGACGACGCGCTTGATTTCGTCGCAGGCCGCAGCGACGCTTCGCGTCGCGCCAGGACGCTGGCCGACGTGTTCCCGCGTGGGGCTGCCGACCCGCTGCTGAAGCGGCTACTCAAGGTGCCGCTATACCCCTATCAGGCCGAAGGCGCGTTGTTTGCGGTGCGCGCCGGGCGTGCCTTGATCTGCGACGAAATGGGCTTGGGGAAGACTATTCAGGCGATTGCAGCAGCGGAGATTCTGGCGCGACATTTCGGTGTGTCGAGGGTACTCGTGGTCTGCCCGACTTCGCTCAAATATCAGTGGCAGAGTGAGATTCTTCGCTTCTCCGGCCGAACGTCGCGTGTGATCGGAGGAAGCGTCGTCCACAGGCAGAGCGAATACGCCGAGGAAGATTTCTGCAAGATCACCAACTATGAGAAGCTGAAATCCGACCTTGACATAATCGCTGCATGGGCACCGGAGCTTGTGATCGTGGACGAAGCACAGCGCATCAAGAACTGGAACACCATCGCGTCGAAAGCGCTCAAGTGCATCGACAGCCCCTATGCCGTGGTGCTGACGGGCACGCCCCTGGAAAATAAGGTGGAAGAACTCGTTTCCATCGTCCAGTTCGTCGACCAGCATCGCCTCGGACCCACCTGGAAGCTACTGCACGAACATCAGGTCAAGGACGAAGCCGGACGTGTGACCGGCTACACCAGACTTGAGAAGATCAACCAGACCCTGGCGCCGATCATGATCCGCCGGCGCAAGTCTGAGGTGTTGCGTCAGTTGCCGAACCGCACCGACCAGAATCTGCTGGTGCCGATGACCGAGATGCAGATGGCATATCACGCGGAGAACGCGGACGTGGTGGCCAAAATTGTCCAGCGCTGGCGCAAAACGAAGTTTCTGTCGGACCAGGACCAGCGACGACTTACCTGCGCTTTGCAGAACATGCGCATGTCGTGCAACAGCACCTATCTTCTGGACCAGGAGACCGACCATGGCGTAAAGGCTGAGGAGTTGGCGACGCTGTTTGAATGTCTCTTCGCCCAGCCGGAAGCAAAAGCGGTGGTGTTCAGCCAATGGACTCGCACCCATGAGATCGTCATTCGCCGGCTCAAGAAACTCGGCATCGGTTATATTAGTTTCCACGGCGGCGTGCCGTCGGAAAAGCGGACTGCGCTGGTGGAGCGTTTCCGGGACGATCCAGACTGCCGCGTCTTCCTGTCGACGGACGCGGGCAGCACGGGGCTCAACCTGCAACACGCCTCGACGCTCGTGAACATGGATCTGCCGTGGAACCCGGCGGTGCTTGAACAGCGCATCGCGCGTATACACCGTATGGGGCAGCGCAAACCTGTACAAATCGTCAACTACGTTGCCAAGGGAACGATCGAGGAGGGCATGCTGGCGGTGCTGGCTTTTAAGCGCTCCCTGTCGGCGGGTATCCTCGACGGCGGCACAGGCGAAATTTCGCTCGGCGGCTCACGTCTCAACCGCTTCATGAAGGACGTGGAAAATGTCACAGGCCGCATGGGCGAAGGCGAGGCAATGGCCGTGGTGGAAGAGGTCGTCAATGTCGCCGTTGCATCCGACGAATTGAACGGCGCGACAACTGGGGAAGCAAACAGCGGCGATGCCGGAACCCGACCCAAAGCCATCGCCGTCGAAACAGCGCCACAAGACGCGAGCCCCGAGCCCTGGTCGGGGCTGTTGCAATTCGGCGTGGAGCTGGTATCAGCGCTGGGCTCGTCTAACGATGGGGCTGCGGCCTCCCACCCTTGGGTCGAATGCGACCCTGCCACAGGCGCACGCAGCCTCAAGTTGCCCCTGCCGCCGCCGGACACGGTAAGGCGCCTTGCAGATGCCCTGTCGGCGATTTCAGACGTTTTGCTGCGCAAGGGTATCGAAGACGGAAGCCGCTGA
- a CDS encoding DUF3375 domain-containing protein yields the protein MPLDYSTLDALRTHHPAWRLLRSDHAPLVTSFLHRVFVIPNVRVMSAADLAEALEDELYALRDRLGADAYPKRALDYLNDWASPEKGWLRKFYRQGSDEPHFDLTPATEKAIVWLDALTERSFVGTESRLLTLFELLRQMSEGSESDPDKRIAELHKRRDDIDAEIARVISGDLPLLDDTAIKDRFQQFMQLARDLLTDFREVEQNFRMLDRRVRERIALWDGSKGALLEEIMGERDAIGDSDQGKSFRAFWDFLMSSTRQEELTELLARVLALPVVANFKPDARTGRVHYDWLEAGEHTQRTVAQLSQQLRRFLDDQAWLENRRIMDILRGIEAKALAVRDTPPVGGIMNLAGSSSDVELPMERPLHTPVQKPVIADIALEAGDVDLDAAALYSQVVVDRAQLAGHIRQALQDRSQVTLRELIDSYPLQQGLAELVAYLQLGSDAFKTVVDEDRHEVIAWETTGRDERPKARRARLPRVIFVR from the coding sequence ATGCCCCTCGACTACTCAACCCTCGACGCCCTTCGCACGCACCATCCAGCATGGCGGCTATTGCGTTCCGACCACGCCCCGCTGGTGACGAGCTTCCTGCATCGCGTTTTCGTGATTCCGAACGTGCGCGTGATGTCCGCCGCTGACCTGGCCGAAGCGCTGGAAGACGAACTGTATGCACTGCGCGATCGCCTGGGCGCGGACGCCTATCCAAAACGCGCTCTCGACTACCTCAACGACTGGGCGAGCCCGGAAAAAGGCTGGCTGCGCAAGTTCTACCGCCAGGGATCGGACGAACCCCACTTCGACCTCACGCCAGCGACGGAAAAAGCGATCGTCTGGCTGGACGCGCTCACGGAACGCAGTTTCGTCGGCACGGAATCACGCCTGCTGACGTTGTTCGAGTTGCTGCGGCAAATGAGCGAAGGCAGTGAATCCGATCCGGACAAGCGCATTGCCGAATTACACAAGCGTCGTGACGACATCGATGCCGAGATCGCGCGGGTGATATCCGGGGATCTCCCACTGTTGGATGACACGGCCATCAAAGATCGCTTCCAGCAATTCATGCAGCTGGCGCGCGACCTGCTCACTGACTTTCGGGAGGTGGAGCAGAACTTCCGCATGCTCGACCGTCGCGTGCGCGAGCGCATCGCGCTATGGGACGGTTCGAAGGGCGCGCTACTGGAGGAGATCATGGGCGAGCGCGACGCGATCGGTGACTCGGACCAGGGAAAAAGCTTCCGCGCATTCTGGGATTTCCTGATGTCCAGCACTCGCCAGGAGGAGCTCACCGAGCTGCTCGCGCGAGTGCTCGCATTGCCCGTGGTGGCCAACTTCAAGCCCGACGCTCGTACCGGGCGTGTGCACTACGACTGGCTGGAAGCGGGCGAACACACGCAGCGCACGGTCGCGCAACTGTCGCAGCAGCTGCGCCGGTTCCTCGACGACCAGGCATGGCTGGAGAACCGCCGCATCATGGACATCCTGCGCGGCATCGAGGCCAAGGCACTGGCCGTACGCGACACGCCGCCGGTCGGCGGGATAATGAATCTTGCCGGGTCATCATCCGACGTCGAGCTTCCTATGGAACGTCCACTGCACACGCCCGTGCAGAAGCCGGTTATCGCGGATATTGCGCTGGAAGCGGGCGACGTCGATCTAGATGCCGCGGCGCTGTATTCGCAAGTGGTGGTTGACCGCGCGCAGCTCGCAGGTCATATCCGCCAGGCGTTGCAGGATCGGTCACAAGTGACGCTGCGCGAACTGATTGACTCGTATCCGCTACAGCAGGGGCTTGCGGAGCTGGTCGCGTATCTGCAACTGGGCAGCGACGCGTTCAAGACGGTCGTGGACGAAGACAGGCACGAAGTCATCGCGTGGGAAACGACAGGTCGCGACGAGAGGCCGAAGGCACGACGCGCGCGTCTGCCACGCGTGATCTTTGTGAGGTGA